A genomic stretch from Petrimonas mucosa includes:
- a CDS encoding IS982 family transposase, which yields MITTDKVIEIFCIADDFCAEYENEIRNHQLQAGDTTKRRNRKTQMSQSEIIAVMVCFHCGTFHNFKNYYLFYICKHMKSYFPNAVSYNRFVELQPRVIVPFMLLLKLFGFGECTGITYVDSTPIKVCHNKRIHSNKVFRDLAQRGKSTMGWFFGFKLHLVCNEKGELLNFSLTKGNVDDRNPDVINVLTKDLFGKLYADKGYISTKLFEMLFDQGVHLVTGIRSNMKNSLMSFRDKILLRKRSVIESINDELKNICQIEHSRHRSTHNFIMNIIAALVAYCFFPKKPSIKFEVEKSSQLTIWG from the coding sequence ATGATCACAACAGACAAAGTTATTGAAATATTTTGTATTGCCGACGATTTTTGTGCAGAATATGAGAATGAAATCCGGAATCACCAACTTCAAGCAGGTGACACAACGAAAAGGAGAAACAGGAAAACGCAAATGTCCCAGAGCGAGATTATTGCCGTGATGGTCTGCTTCCACTGTGGAACCTTTCATAATTTCAAGAATTATTACCTGTTTTATATTTGCAAGCACATGAAGAGCTATTTTCCAAATGCCGTTTCCTACAACCGTTTTGTCGAGTTGCAACCCAGGGTGATTGTACCTTTCATGCTGTTGCTCAAACTCTTTGGATTTGGTGAATGCACAGGCATTACATATGTGGATAGCACTCCAATCAAAGTATGTCATAACAAGCGTATCCACTCGAATAAAGTATTCAGGGATCTGGCACAAAGAGGGAAAAGTACGATGGGCTGGTTTTTTGGATTCAAGCTTCATCTGGTCTGTAATGAAAAGGGTGAATTGCTGAATTTCTCTCTCACAAAAGGCAATGTCGACGATAGAAACCCTGACGTAATCAATGTTCTTACCAAAGATCTTTTCGGTAAACTATATGCAGACAAGGGTTACATCAGCACAAAGCTCTTCGAGATGCTGTTTGACCAGGGAGTTCATTTAGTGACCGGTATACGCTCAAATATGAAAAATTCCCTGATGTCATTCCGCGACAAGATTCTCTTACGCAAAAGATCTGTAATTGAGTCCATCAATGATGAACTGAAGAATATCTGCCAGATAGAACATTCAAGGCATCGTTCCACACATAATTTCATCATGAACATAATTGCTGCATTGGTGGCATATTGTTTCTTTCCCAAAAAGCCTTCAATCAAATTTGAAGTGGAAAAGTCAAGTCAATTAACCATTTGGGGATAA